One window of Medicago truncatula cultivar Jemalong A17 chromosome 2, MtrunA17r5.0-ANR, whole genome shotgun sequence genomic DNA carries:
- the LOC11446862 gene encoding uncharacterized protein isoform X2, whose product MHAVVLLCSDDFNLELMTETGLNKEISDSGANGRRPDISLQVPPRPLGFGSTAGGKVLDHSQSFSKGWSSPKGFLRVLSFKRKVNVAADGERSSLLNSDPKTAAESTSMTSISEIPWSRCNSLPVSHAPNLSPSVAATPVSARTYNEQQIKPHKDVKSKVSRSLSIPGRNVVIVRSVSFNTRSEQDKEDTNDDQITPAPVEVTEDEEIPEEAAVCRICLDECDEGNTFKMECYCKGDLRLVHEECLIKWLNTKGTNKCEICGKVVQNLPVTLLRVSSSVQRRNRPLQDHQNFNSETISAWQDFVVLVLISTICYFFFLEQLLLPDLKTQAIIMSAPFSFTLGLLGSVFAIVLAIKEYIWTYAALEFALVAITVHLFYTMLHLAPIYSILLSTVFGFGIAMGINYIYIQYVNWRLQVSINENPA is encoded by the exons CAAGTTCCACCTAGACCTTTAGGGTTTGGCAGCACTGCTGGTGGAAAGGTTCTGGACCACTCCCAAAGTTTCTCTAAAGGGTGGTCATCACCAAAAGGCTTTTTGCGGGTTTTGAGCTTCAAAAGAAAAGTGAATGTAGCAGCAGATGGTGAAAGAAGCAGCCTTCTTAATTCAGACCCTAAGACAGCTGCAGAGAGTACTAGTATGACCTCCATATCTGAAATTCCATGGTCAAGATGTAATTCTCTTCCAGTTTCCCATGCACCAAATCTATCCCCTTCAGTTGCTGCCACCCCCGTGTCTGCAAGGACATATAATGAACAACAGATTAAGCCACAT AAAGATGTTAAATCTAAGGTTTCGAGGTCCCTTTCGATACCTGGACGAAATGTTGTTATTGTAAGATCTGTCTCTTTTAATACCCGCAGTGAACAGGACAAAGAAGATACAAATGACG ATCAAATAACTCCTGCGCCAGTAGAAGTTactgaagatgaagaaattccTGAAGAGGCAGCGGTGTGCAGGATATGTCTTGATGAGTGCGATGAAGGAAATACCTTTAAAATGGAATGCTATTGTAAAGGTGACCTGAGATTGGTGCATGAAGAATGTTTAATCAAATGGCTCAACACAAAAGGAACCAACAAATGTGAAATATGCGGGAAAGTGGTTCAGAATTTACCAGTAACCTTGCTCCGTGTATCCAGCTCTGTTCAACGAAGAAACAGACCGCTTCAGGATCACCAGAACTTTAATTCAGAGACAATAAG tgcCTGGCAAGATTTTGTGGTGCTTGTCCTGATAAGCACAATATGCTATTTTTTCTTCCTTGAACAGCTACTG CTTCCTGATTTGAAGACTCAAGCTATCATTATGTCAGCACCATTTTCCTTTACCTTGGGCCTCCTGGGGTCTGTTTTTGCTATCGTCCTTG CTATCAAAGAGTATATATGGACATATGCCGCTCTTGAGTTTGCACTTGTGGCTATAACTGTACATCTGTTTTATACTATG TTGCATTTGGCGCCAATTTATTCAATACTACTTTCAAcagtttttggttttggaattGCTATGGgaatcaactatatatatatccaGTATGTTAATTGGAGACTTCAGGTCTCTATTAACGAGAACCCAGCATGA
- the LOC11438333 gene encoding uncharacterized protein → MVVMTRSRRRKMAEATVESPTTILPEEVMIEILYRVELNSTLQLRCVCKLWKSLVHDSQFVKNHLFKLLNDITVLFSKTAEQFNAFKSQHLINNPVVPQEQEQEQVVDEDGEDAAQEDDNAAAEEGDAADEEEEEDEKHWLMTALAKLDGVLVNVQSLKGDFKFINLDTQIQAVEDRMKCLRGFIRIYLKSEISSSS, encoded by the coding sequence ATGGTGGTGATGACGCGGAGTCGACGGCGCAAGATGGCGGAAGCAACCGTGGAGTCACCGACTACGATTCTCCCGGAGGAAGTGATGATTGAAATCCTTTATAGGGTTGAATTGAACAGTACTCTGCAATTGAGGTGTGTTTGCAAATTGTGGAAATCGCTGGTTCATGATTCTCAATTCGTGAAGAATCACCTTTTCAAATTGCTCAATGATATCACCGTTCTTTTTTCTAAGACCGCGGAACAGTTCAATGCTTTCAAATCACAGCATCTTATAAATAACCCGGTCGTGCctcaagaacaagaacaagaacaagtgGTTGATGAAGATGGCGAAGATGCAGCACAAGAAGATGACAATGCTGCTGCCGAAGAAGGCGATGCTgctgatgaagaagaagaagaagatgagaaaCATTGGTTAATGACTGCACTTGCTAAGTTGGATGGTGTTTTGGTAAATGTTCAGTCTCTCAAAGGGGATTTCAAATTTATCAACCTTGATACGCAAATACAAGCTGTGGAGGATAGAATGAAGTGTCTCCGAggctttattcgaatttatctCAAGTCAGAAATATCTTCATCCTCATAG
- the LOC11440357 gene encoding uncharacterized protein: MAEVEFESLFNHAMRGQWREVLESYEQNPEVLEAKITKAEDTVLHIAIYVSQTIFVTTLLDNISQDMCRNILRMQNSKGNTPLHVAAELGNVEICNNIARRDPILISYRNFEGETPLFLAAVHGKRDAFFCLHGHEQNKDDDSLSIKNNGDTILHSTISSEYFGLALQIIGMYPKLVNVVNHEGLSPLHILARKPNCFRSCTRMELIDRIIYTCSIVDEDKEERYDIQAHTQTSHHYPLNYGTCMTFISLLNRFFKVTTTGKDTKAAATSDEENHCSRKSEQEQAKKEKKNHWFPPNWESMIRILILAMKVFLIIFGVGATWVEKIQRKKEKHIRAKQVMNELIQHASLYKYDFTGPSPRVEELGGGDIDKIKSNTENEVIEKRRMVSPILIAAKMGVTEMIENILDMYPVAIHDVDSQNKNVVLLAIENRQPHVYSLLNKRSVIKETAFRQVDINGNSALHLAATYRRFKPWRVPGAAMQMQWEYKWYKLVKNSMPPNFYERYNKDGKTAKQVFIDTHAPLTKEGSKWLTKTAESCSVVAALVATVAFTTSTAIPGGPDQESGMPLLLEKPAFKLYAVASLVALCSSVTALVLFLSILTSRFEEKDFVIDLPRKLLVGLTTLFTSIASVLVSFCAGHFFIVEAQMRFAVYPIYAATCLPVSFFALVQLPLYFDLSLAMCRKVPQRSYKVFFH, translated from the exons ATGGCTGAAGTTGAGTTTGAAAGTTTGTTTAATCATGCCATGAGAGGGCAATGGAGAGAAGTTTTAGAGTCATATGAGCAAAACCCTGAAGTATTGGAGGCAAAGATCACAAAAGCAGAAGACACGGTGTTACACATTGCCATATACGTGAGCcaaacaatttttgtgacaaccttGTTAGATAACATAAGCCAAGATATGTGCCGGAACATCCTAAGAATGCAAAACTCAAAGGGAAATACTCCTCTTCATGTTGCAGCAGAGCTTGGGAATGTAGAAATTTGCAACAATATAGCCAGAAGAGATCCCATCCTCATTTCATATCGAAATTTTGAAGGCGAGACTCCTCTTTTCTTGGCAGCTGTTCATGGAAAAAGAGATGCTTTCTTTTGTCTTCATGGTCACGAACAGAACAAAGATGATGACTCACTTTcaatcaaaaacaatggagacaCTATTCTTCATTCTACCATATCCAGTGAATACTTTG GTTTGGCACTTCAAATAATTGGAATGTATCCAAAGCTTGTGAATGTTGTAAACCATGAAGGATTATCACCTCTGCATATTCTTGCTAGGAAACCTAATTGTTTCAGAAGCTGCACAAGGATGGAGTTGATTGATCGTATCATTTACACTT GTTCAATTGTTGATGAGGACAAGGAAGAAAGATATGACATTCAAGCACACACACAGACCTCTCATCACTATCCACTGAACTATGGAACATGCATGACCTTCATATCTTTGTTGAATaggttttttaaagtaacaa CAACAGGAAAAGATACAAAAGCTGCTGCAACTAGTGATGAAGAGAACCATTGCTCGCGAAAATCTG AGCAAGAGCaagcaaagaaagaaaagaaaaatcactgGTTCCCGCCCAATTGGGAATCCATGATCCGAATTCTAATCCTAGCAATGAAGGTCTTCCTAATCATCTTTGGTGTCG GAGCAACATGGGTAGAGAAAATCCAAAGGAAGAAGGAAAAACACATTCGGGCTAAGCAAGTGATGAATGAACTGATTCAGCACGCTTCTTTATACAAGTATGATTTTACAGGACCAAGTCCTCGTGTTGAAGAACTTGGTGGTGGTGACATAGATAAAATAAAGAGCAATACAGAAAATGAAGTTATTGAGAAAAGGAGAATGGTGTCACCAATTTTAATTGCAGCAAAGATGGGAGTGACTGAAATGATTGAAAATATTCTAGACATGTACCCTGTGGCTATTCACGATGTGGACAGTCAGAACAAGAATGTTGTTCTTTTGGCCATAGAGAATAGGCAACCTCATGTATACAGTTTGTTAAATAAGAGGAGTGTAATCAAAGAGACTGCATTTCGTCAAGTTGATATCAATGGTAACAGTGCATTGCATCTTGCTGCTACTTATAGGAGGTTTAAGCCTTGGCGTGTGCCCGGTGCTGCAATGCAAATGCAGTGGGAATACAAGTGGTATAag CTTGTTAAGAACTCCATGCCGCCTAATTTCTATGAACGTTATAATAAGGATGGGAAAACAGCAAAGCAAGTCTTCATTGATACACACGCACCACTTACAAAAGAAGGTAGTAAATGGCTCACCAAAACCGCAGAATCTTGCTCAGTGGTAGCAGCACTTGTTGCAACTGTTGCATTCACAACCTCGACAGCTATCCCAGGTGGTCCTGATCAAGAATCCGGTATGCCACTACTGCTAGAAAAGCCTGCTTTCAAACTCTATGCTGTAGCATCACTTGTTGCACTTTGCTCCTCTGTCACAGCccttgttttgtttctttccaTACTCACATCTCGGtttgaagaaaaagattttgttattgactTACCAAGAAAGCTTCTTGTAGGGTTGACTACACTCTTCACATCTATAGCATCTGTGTTGGTCTCATTCTGTGCAGGACATTTCTTTATTGTCGAAGCCCAGATGAGATTTGCAGTTTATCCCATATATGCCGCAACATGTCTGCCTGTATCCTTTTTTGCCTTGGTCCAACTCCCTCTGTACTTTGATCTGAGTTTGGCTATGTGTCGGAAGGTTCCTCAGCGCAGCTACAAAGTGTTCTTTCACTAG
- the LOC11446862 gene encoding uncharacterized protein isoform X1 codes for MQQHQPLTTHEAPKISHQTETGLNKEISDSGANGRRPDISLQVPPRPLGFGSTAGGKVLDHSQSFSKGWSSPKGFLRVLSFKRKVNVAADGERSSLLNSDPKTAAESTSMTSISEIPWSRCNSLPVSHAPNLSPSVAATPVSARTYNEQQIKPHKDVKSKVSRSLSIPGRNVVIVRSVSFNTRSEQDKEDTNDDQITPAPVEVTEDEEIPEEAAVCRICLDECDEGNTFKMECYCKGDLRLVHEECLIKWLNTKGTNKCEICGKVVQNLPVTLLRVSSSVQRRNRPLQDHQNFNSETISAWQDFVVLVLISTICYFFFLEQLLLPDLKTQAIIMSAPFSFTLGLLGSVFAIVLAIKEYIWTYAALEFALVAITVHLFYTMLHLAPIYSILLSTVFGFGIAMGINYIYIQYVNWRLQVSINENPA; via the exons CAAGTTCCACCTAGACCTTTAGGGTTTGGCAGCACTGCTGGTGGAAAGGTTCTGGACCACTCCCAAAGTTTCTCTAAAGGGTGGTCATCACCAAAAGGCTTTTTGCGGGTTTTGAGCTTCAAAAGAAAAGTGAATGTAGCAGCAGATGGTGAAAGAAGCAGCCTTCTTAATTCAGACCCTAAGACAGCTGCAGAGAGTACTAGTATGACCTCCATATCTGAAATTCCATGGTCAAGATGTAATTCTCTTCCAGTTTCCCATGCACCAAATCTATCCCCTTCAGTTGCTGCCACCCCCGTGTCTGCAAGGACATATAATGAACAACAGATTAAGCCACAT AAAGATGTTAAATCTAAGGTTTCGAGGTCCCTTTCGATACCTGGACGAAATGTTGTTATTGTAAGATCTGTCTCTTTTAATACCCGCAGTGAACAGGACAAAGAAGATACAAATGACG ATCAAATAACTCCTGCGCCAGTAGAAGTTactgaagatgaagaaattccTGAAGAGGCAGCGGTGTGCAGGATATGTCTTGATGAGTGCGATGAAGGAAATACCTTTAAAATGGAATGCTATTGTAAAGGTGACCTGAGATTGGTGCATGAAGAATGTTTAATCAAATGGCTCAACACAAAAGGAACCAACAAATGTGAAATATGCGGGAAAGTGGTTCAGAATTTACCAGTAACCTTGCTCCGTGTATCCAGCTCTGTTCAACGAAGAAACAGACCGCTTCAGGATCACCAGAACTTTAATTCAGAGACAATAAG tgcCTGGCAAGATTTTGTGGTGCTTGTCCTGATAAGCACAATATGCTATTTTTTCTTCCTTGAACAGCTACTG CTTCCTGATTTGAAGACTCAAGCTATCATTATGTCAGCACCATTTTCCTTTACCTTGGGCCTCCTGGGGTCTGTTTTTGCTATCGTCCTTG CTATCAAAGAGTATATATGGACATATGCCGCTCTTGAGTTTGCACTTGTGGCTATAACTGTACATCTGTTTTATACTATG TTGCATTTGGCGCCAATTTATTCAATACTACTTTCAAcagtttttggttttggaattGCTATGGgaatcaactatatatatatccaGTATGTTAATTGGAGACTTCAGGTCTCTATTAACGAGAACCCAGCATGA